In Alosa sapidissima isolate fAloSap1 chromosome 4, fAloSap1.pri, whole genome shotgun sequence, the following are encoded in one genomic region:
- the rhebl1 gene encoding ras homolog, mTORC1 binding like 1: MPQPKYRKIAVLGYRSVGKSSLTIQFVEGQFVDSYDPTIENTFNKMVSVNGQDFNLQLVDTAGQDEYSIFPQSHSMDIHGYVLVYSVTSMKSFEVVQVLHDKLLDMVGKIQVPTVLVGNKKDLHMERVIKPEEGKKLADSWGAAFMESSAKENQTAVEVFKRIILEMEKADGNAPSEEKKCAVM; the protein is encoded by the exons ATGCCTCAACCGAAATACAGGAAGATTGCTGTGTTGGGGTACAGGTCTGTTG GAAAGTCCTCTCTAACTATACAGTTCGTGGAAGGACAGTTTGTAGATTCATATGACCCTACTATTGAAAACA CTTTTAATAAGATGGTATCTGTGAATGGACAGGACTTTAATCTTCAGCTTGTGGACACTGCTGGTCAG GACGAGTATTCCATTTTCCCACAGTCTCACTCAATGGACATTCATGGTTATGTCCTTGTCTACTCTGTCACCTCTATGAAAAG TTTTGAAGTTGTTCAGGTTCTACACGACAAGCTGCTGGATATGGTTGGGAAAATTCA GGTGCCTACTGTTCTGGTTGGGAACAAAAAAGATCTTCACATGGAGAG AGTGATTAAGCCAGAGGAGGGCAAAAAGCTGGCCGATTCCTGGGGTGCTGCTTTTATGGAGTCCTCTGCTAAAGAGAATCAG ACGGCTGTGGAGGTTTTCAAGAGAATTATCCTGGAGATGGAGAAAGCAGATGGAAACGCCCCCTCAGAGGAGAAGAAGTGCGCTGTGATGTAG
- the prkag1 gene encoding 5'-AMP-activated protein kinase subunit gamma-1 isoform X2, with the protein MECVPASLDDFGPEVKKESAVESEASLTDPEHNVYTRFMKSHRCYDLVPTSSKLVVFDTSLQVKKAFFALVSNGVRAAPLWDSKKQCFVGMLTITDFINILHRYYKSPLVQIYELEEHKIETWREVYLQDSFKPLVSISPNASLYDAVASLIKHKIHRLPVIDPLTGNTLYILTHKRILKFLKLFISEMPKPAFMTRKLEELSIGTFENIAVVRSDTPLYTALGIFVEQRVSALPVLDDKGRVVDIYSKFDVINLAAEKTYNNLDVTVTKALQHRSQYFEGVLTCHKHETLETIINRLVEAEVHRLVVVDDQEVAQGIVSLSDILQALVLTEGVEGTAR; encoded by the exons Atggagtgt GTTCCAGCTTCACTTGATGATTTTGGACCAGAGGTGAAGAAGGAGTCTGCTGTAGAAAGTGAGGCGTCACTCACAg ATCCAGAACATAATGTTTACACACGGTTTATGAAGTCCCACCGCTGCTATGACCTGGTGCCCACCAGCTCCAAGCTAGTAGTGTTTGACACTTCGCTTCAA GTGAAGAAGGCATTTTTTGCACTAGTATCAAATGGAGTCCGAGCCGCTCCACTGTGGGACAGCAAGAAGCAGTGTTTTGTTG GTATGCTGACCATAACTGACTTCATCAACATCCTCCACCGTTACTACAAATCACCCTTG GTGCAGATTTACGAGTTAGAGGAGCACAAAATCGAGACCTGGAGAG AAGTGTACCTGCAGGACTCATTCAAGCCTCTCGTCAGCATCTCGCCAAACGCAAG tTTATATGATGCTGTGGCGTCTCTGATCAAGCACAAAATCCACAGGTTGCCTGTAATAGACCCTTTGACTGGGAACACGCtctacattctcacacacaagcGGATACTCAAGTTCCTCAAACTGTTT atttCTGAGATGCCCAAGCCGGCCTTTATGACTCGGAAGCTGGAGGAGTTGAGTATAGGAACGTTTGAGAACATAGCCGTTGTGCGCTCTGATACGCCGCTCTACACAGCACTGGGCATATTTGTAGAGCAGAGGGTTTCTGCCCTGCCTGTTTTAGATGACAAAG GACGTGTTGTGGATATTTACTCAAAGTTTGACGTCATT aACCTGGCCGCTGAGAAGACGTATAACAACTTGGACGTGACCGTCACCAAGGCCCTGCAGCACCGCTCACAGTACTTTGAGGGCGTGCTGACCTGCCACAAACACGAGACTCTAGAGACCATCATCAATAGACTGGTGGAGGCTGAG GTGCAcaggctggtggtggtggatgatCAGGAGGTGGCGCAAGGCATTGTGTCACTGTCGGATATCCTCCAGGCGCTGGTGCTCACTGAGGGGGTAGAGG GGACGGCTCGATAA
- the prkag1 gene encoding 5'-AMP-activated protein kinase subunit gamma-1 isoform X1 produces MECVPASLDDFGPEVKKESAVESEASLTADPEHNVYTRFMKSHRCYDLVPTSSKLVVFDTSLQVKKAFFALVSNGVRAAPLWDSKKQCFVGMLTITDFINILHRYYKSPLVQIYELEEHKIETWREVYLQDSFKPLVSISPNASLYDAVASLIKHKIHRLPVIDPLTGNTLYILTHKRILKFLKLFISEMPKPAFMTRKLEELSIGTFENIAVVRSDTPLYTALGIFVEQRVSALPVLDDKGRVVDIYSKFDVINLAAEKTYNNLDVTVTKALQHRSQYFEGVLTCHKHETLETIINRLVEAEVHRLVVVDDQEVAQGIVSLSDILQALVLTEGVEGTAR; encoded by the exons Atggagtgt GTTCCAGCTTCACTTGATGATTTTGGACCAGAGGTGAAGAAGGAGTCTGCTGTAGAAAGTGAGGCGTCACTCACAg cAGATCCAGAACATAATGTTTACACACGGTTTATGAAGTCCCACCGCTGCTATGACCTGGTGCCCACCAGCTCCAAGCTAGTAGTGTTTGACACTTCGCTTCAA GTGAAGAAGGCATTTTTTGCACTAGTATCAAATGGAGTCCGAGCCGCTCCACTGTGGGACAGCAAGAAGCAGTGTTTTGTTG GTATGCTGACCATAACTGACTTCATCAACATCCTCCACCGTTACTACAAATCACCCTTG GTGCAGATTTACGAGTTAGAGGAGCACAAAATCGAGACCTGGAGAG AAGTGTACCTGCAGGACTCATTCAAGCCTCTCGTCAGCATCTCGCCAAACGCAAG tTTATATGATGCTGTGGCGTCTCTGATCAAGCACAAAATCCACAGGTTGCCTGTAATAGACCCTTTGACTGGGAACACGCtctacattctcacacacaagcGGATACTCAAGTTCCTCAAACTGTTT atttCTGAGATGCCCAAGCCGGCCTTTATGACTCGGAAGCTGGAGGAGTTGAGTATAGGAACGTTTGAGAACATAGCCGTTGTGCGCTCTGATACGCCGCTCTACACAGCACTGGGCATATTTGTAGAGCAGAGGGTTTCTGCCCTGCCTGTTTTAGATGACAAAG GACGTGTTGTGGATATTTACTCAAAGTTTGACGTCATT aACCTGGCCGCTGAGAAGACGTATAACAACTTGGACGTGACCGTCACCAAGGCCCTGCAGCACCGCTCACAGTACTTTGAGGGCGTGCTGACCTGCCACAAACACGAGACTCTAGAGACCATCATCAATAGACTGGTGGAGGCTGAG GTGCAcaggctggtggtggtggatgatCAGGAGGTGGCGCAAGGCATTGTGTCACTGTCGGATATCCTCCAGGCGCTGGTGCTCACTGAGGGGGTAGAGG GGACGGCTCGATAA
- the LOC121707094 gene encoding activin receptor type-1B-like — MDKHRIILSLFVLAGSFGLYDALLCNCSIADCEKQGYQCQTDGACMASTSVIDGVEQRVRTCIPQKQLVPPGQPFYCLSAEGYFNTHCCYHDYCNSMDLKVQPVTAFPAVGYTEGWGPVEVAAAVAGPVFLLCVVLLLGRFLFQHHQRAYGHRHRLDVEDPSTEHLYLAKDKTLQDLIYDLSTSGSGSGLPLFVQRTVARTIVLQEIIGKGRFGEVWRGRWRGGDVAVKIFSSREERSWFREAEIYQTIMLRHENILGFIAADNKDNGTWTQLWLVSDYHEHGSLFDYLNRYSMPIEGMIKLALSAASGLAHLHMEILGTQGKPGIAHRDLKSKNILVKKNGTCAIADLGLAVRHESITDTIDIAPNQRVGTKRYMAPEVLDESINMRHFDSFKCADIYALGLVYWEIARRCNAGGIHEEYQLPYYDLVPSDPSIEDMRKVVCDQRLRPNIPNWWQSYEALRVMGKIMRECWYANGAARLTALRIKKTLAQLSIEEDVKI, encoded by the exons CCCTGCTGTGTAACTGCTCCATTGCTGACTGCGAGAAGCAGGGCTACCAGTGCCAGACGGACGGCGCGTGCATGGCGTCCACCTCGGTCATCGACGGCGTGGAGCAGCGTGTGCGGACCTGCATCCCCCAAAAGCAGCTGGTGCCGCCAGGCCAGCCCTTCTACTGCCTGAGCGCCGAGGGCTACTTCAACACCCACTGCTGCTACCACGACTACTGTAACAGCATGGACCTGAAGGTGCAACCAG tgacgGCCTTTCCGGCGGTTGGCTACACTGAGGGCTGGGGCCCGGTGGAGGTGGCAGCGGCAGTGGCGGGGCCGGTCTTCCTGCTGTGCGTGGTGCTGCTGCTTGGCCGCTTCCTCTTCCAGCACCACCAGAGAGCCTACGGCCACCGCCACCGCCTGGACGTGGAGGACCCCAGCACCGAGCACCTGTACCTGGCCAAGGACAAGACCCTGCAGGACCTCATCTACGACCTCTCCACTTCTGGCTCGGGCTCCG GCCTTCCTCTGTTTGTGCAGAGGACAGTGGCGCGGACCATCGTGTTGCAGGAGATCATCGGTAAGGGTCGCTTCGGTGAGGTGTGGCGAGGACGCTGGAGGGGGGGCGACGTGGCCGTGAAGATTTTCTCGTCCCGCGAGGAGCGTTCCTGGTTCCGCGAGGCTGAGATCTACCAGACCATCATGCTCCGCCACGAGAACATCCTGGGCTTCATCGCCGCCGACAACAAGG ATAATGGCACCTGGACTCAGCTGTGGCTGGTATCTGACTACCACGAACACGGCTCTCTGTTTGATTACCTGAACCGCTATTCGATGCCCATTGAGGGCATGATCAAGCTGGCGCTGTCCGCTGCCAGTGGCCTGGCCCACCTGCACATGGAGATCCTTGGCACACAGG GAAAGCCAGGCATCGCTCACCGTGATCTGAAGTCTAAGAACATCCTGGTGAAGAAAAACGGCACCTGCGCCATCGCTGACCTGGGTCTGGCTGTGCGTCACGAGTCCATCACAGATACCATCGACATTGCGCCCAACCAGCGGGTCGGCACAAAGAG gtaCATGGCCCCGGAGGTGTTGGATGAGAGCATCAACATGCGACACTTTGACTCCTTCAAGTGTGCTGATATCTACGCACTGGGGCTGGTCTACTGGGAGATTGCTCGACGCTGCAacgcaggag gtattCATGAAGAGTATCAGCTGCCCTACTATGACTTGGTGCCCTCCGACCCCTCCATAGAGGACATGAGGAAGGTTGTGTGTGATCAGCGGTTACGACCCAACATTCCCAACTGGTGGCAGAGCTATGag GCGCTGCGTGTGATGGGGAAGATTATGCGCGAGTGCTGGTATGCTAACGGTGCGGCGCGTCTCACGGCCCTGCGCATCAAAAAGACCTTGGCCCAGCTGAGCATCGAGgaagatgtcaaaatataa